Proteins encoded within one genomic window of Halobacteroides halobius DSM 5150:
- the trpS gene encoding tryptophan--tRNA ligase, giving the protein MSNKGTILSGSRPTGKLHLGHLIGVLDNWKDLQEDYDCIFEVADWHALTTKYDQTENIKQHIREMVADWIGAGIDPRKSTLFIQSDVPEIAELHLLLSMIVSVGRLERNPTYKEQIQELGDNDSIPFGLLEYPVLQAADILFAKADTVPVGEDQLPHIEITRDIARRFNYLYEEVFPEPESKLAKVPRLPGLDGRKMSKSYGNAIYLSDSKDEINDKVNQMVTDPERIRLSDPGNPDVCSVYDFHEIFNKEEAEDIAAECRSADLGCVDCKNRLANVLNNELAGIRNKREELLANPKQIDEILAKGTQKVRKQAKETLKEVRAAMNLK; this is encoded by the coding sequence ATGTCTAATAAAGGTACTATTTTAAGTGGTTCACGTCCAACAGGTAAATTACATTTAGGACATTTAATTGGAGTACTAGATAACTGGAAGGATTTACAAGAAGACTATGATTGTATTTTTGAGGTAGCTGATTGGCATGCTTTAACAACCAAGTATGATCAAACTGAGAATATAAAACAACATATTAGAGAGATGGTGGCTGATTGGATCGGGGCAGGGATTGACCCTAGGAAGAGTACTTTGTTTATTCAATCAGATGTTCCTGAAATTGCTGAATTGCATTTATTATTATCTATGATTGTATCAGTTGGTCGGTTAGAAAGAAATCCTACTTATAAGGAACAAATTCAAGAATTAGGGGATAATGATTCTATTCCATTTGGTTTATTAGAGTATCCAGTCTTACAAGCTGCAGATATTCTATTTGCTAAAGCAGACACAGTACCAGTAGGAGAAGATCAATTACCACATATTGAGATCACTCGAGATATTGCTCGTAGATTTAATTATTTATACGAAGAAGTCTTTCCAGAACCAGAATCCAAATTGGCTAAAGTGCCTAGGTTACCTGGTTTAGATGGTCGCAAAATGAGTAAAAGTTATGGAAATGCTATCTATTTATCTGATAGTAAAGATGAGATTAATGACAAAGTTAATCAAATGGTAACAGACCCAGAAAGAATTAGATTAAGTGACCCAGGAAATCCAGATGTTTGTTCAGTTTATGATTTTCATGAGATATTTAATAAGGAAGAAGCAGAAGATATAGCAGCTGAATGTCGTAGTGCTGATCTGGGTTGTGTTGATTGTAAGAATAGGTTAGCTAATGTATTAAATAATGAGTTAGCAGGGATTAGAAATAAAAGAGAGGAACTATTAGCTAATCCAAAACAAATAGATGAAATTTTAGCTAAAGGAACCCAAAAGGTCAGAAAACAAGCAAAAGAAACACTTAAAGAAGTAAGAGCTGCAATGAATTTAAAATAG
- the lysA gene encoding diaminopimelate decarboxylase produces the protein MKLQGTMEVSQDGILEVAGHNLVDIAEEYGTPLYILDEKEIRDNCRAYREAFEKWYPNSETLYASKAFLSVAMARIIDQEGLGLDVVSGGELHVALEADFPVEKIYFHGNNKTPDEIEMALDAGIKSFVVDNQYELELLNQLAGKHGVVQDILLRVTPGIEAHTHSYIQTGQTDSKFGVGVQNGLALETIKQVKELKNVKLVGLHCHIGSQIFKLKSFAKAIEVMMDFVEEVKEETGLVMEELNLGGGIGIPYTEDEEKPSIDQYAEIVTKTIKETCESLDMPLPKIINEPGRSIVGTAGSTIYRVGSVKQIPNIRKYVAVDGGMPDNIRPALYDAEYEACVVNKADQELEETVTITGKCCESGDILIKDIKLPHIEPGDILLTSCTGAYGYAMSSNYNGVTRPGVLLLSENNIDWIVKPESKQDLISNDVLPERLK, from the coding sequence ATGAAATTACAAGGAACAATGGAGGTTAGTCAGGATGGAATTTTAGAGGTTGCTGGACATAATTTAGTAGATATTGCTGAGGAATATGGGACTCCTTTGTATATTTTAGATGAAAAAGAAATTAGAGATAATTGTCGTGCTTATAGAGAAGCCTTTGAAAAGTGGTACCCCAATTCTGAAACTTTATATGCTAGTAAGGCATTTTTATCAGTAGCTATGGCAAGAATTATTGACCAAGAAGGTTTAGGTTTAGATGTCGTATCGGGTGGAGAATTACATGTGGCATTAGAGGCAGATTTCCCAGTAGAAAAGATTTATTTTCATGGAAATAATAAAACACCTGATGAGATTGAAATGGCATTAGATGCAGGAATTAAAAGTTTTGTGGTAGATAATCAATATGAATTAGAGTTATTAAATCAATTAGCAGGGAAACATGGAGTAGTACAAGATATTTTATTACGAGTTACGCCTGGAATTGAAGCTCATACTCATAGCTATATTCAAACTGGTCAGACTGATTCTAAGTTTGGAGTGGGAGTACAAAATGGTTTAGCATTAGAAACAATTAAGCAAGTTAAAGAGTTAAAAAATGTGAAGTTAGTAGGACTTCATTGTCATATTGGTTCTCAAATCTTCAAATTAAAATCATTTGCTAAAGCAATAGAGGTTATGATGGATTTTGTAGAAGAAGTAAAAGAAGAGACAGGTTTAGTAATGGAAGAGTTAAATTTAGGTGGTGGAATTGGAATTCCTTATACTGAAGATGAGGAAAAACCAAGTATTGATCAGTACGCTGAGATTGTAACTAAAACGATTAAAGAAACATGTGAGAGTCTTGATATGCCATTACCTAAAATAATTAATGAACCAGGTCGTTCAATTGTAGGTACGGCTGGTTCTACTATTTATCGGGTTGGTTCAGTGAAACAAATTCCAAATATCAGAAAATATGTTGCGGTAGATGGTGGAATGCCAGACAATATCCGACCAGCTTTATATGATGCCGAATATGAAGCATGTGTGGTTAATAAAGCTGACCAAGAATTAGAAGAGACTGTTACTATTACAGGTAAGTGTTGCGAATCAGGTGATATTTTAATTAAGGATATTAAATTACCGCACATAGAGCCAGGAGATATACTATTAACATCTTGTACTGGAGCTTATGGATATGCTATGAGTAGTAATTATAATGGAGTAACAAGGCCTGGGGTTTTATTATTAAGTGAGAATAATATTGATTGGATTGTAAAGCCCGAAAGTAAGCAAGATTTAATCTCTAATGATGTTCTTCCAGAGAGACTTAAATAG
- a CDS encoding efflux RND transporter permease subunit has product MKFIENFVKQYPKTIIIVILLITAVFGYQATKISINTDIKDMFPDGDPAVETFDRVSNKYGGSEYVILMLKDKNILDQTSLKTIDSLTKQMSEIKGVNKIRSITNIEEIRGKGFTIEIGDFIRQIPKLQVEAKKLAQKIKTKERYLGTLISEDFKAATLIAQLNPEADQGYVVSKIQQLRKQFKLTKKSYLTGSPVLSKELADNMRADIKKLLPFVSLMVMLILFSSFHSLRGVVLPLIIVLFSVIWTVGLIAWLGKALSIVSTILPVLLVSVGSAYAIHFLARYYEDLDNGLIKNKAVSESIINVGAAIAMAGVTTMVGFSSLGLSDLTIIKEFGLFTAFGVFAALLISTTFLPAVLYLIDRPDNLRAAEEREFLDQAFTKISSFVKNSPEIIVGIVVIICILSIWVIPRIKPETNYITFFEQGSEIRQANELVNTKFGGSESLEIIIDTGKKNGIENPKFLQQVKEFQTELEKINLLSNSMSVVDLLEEENEALHGGKDEFEVLPKQGIAQYLMMLSSGDDILSDFVDFNHQEVRVRVMVESANSQQKEAMLSQVNKLIDSKFGEKKYDITLTGIPVLTNILTDMIISSQIKSLISSILCAFIITSLLLKSPIKGFACSFPIAVTVLFNFGLMGWSSVPLNVATSMIASIAVGVGVDYSIHFYTRYLEERKAGASLEEALDVAINTIGRANYFNATAVTAGFLVLLFSSTPPLRTFGLLTAITMLVSFAGAMVLLPALISFRHKYIRPLLEKEREEVVSSE; this is encoded by the coding sequence GTGAAGTTTATAGAGAACTTTGTTAAGCAGTATCCAAAAACAATAATTATTGTCATATTATTAATTACTGCTGTTTTTGGCTATCAGGCAACTAAAATTAGCATCAATACTGATATTAAGGATATGTTTCCTGATGGTGATCCAGCAGTAGAGACTTTTGATCGCGTAAGTAATAAGTATGGCGGTTCTGAATATGTGATTTTAATGTTAAAGGATAAGAATATTTTAGATCAGACTTCGCTTAAAACAATTGATTCTTTAACTAAGCAGATGTCAGAAATAAAAGGAGTTAATAAGATTCGAAGCATCACTAATATTGAAGAAATTAGAGGTAAAGGGTTTACCATTGAAATAGGTGATTTTATTAGACAAATCCCTAAATTACAGGTAGAAGCCAAGAAACTAGCTCAAAAAATTAAAACTAAGGAGCGGTATTTAGGAACTTTAATTTCTGAAGATTTTAAGGCAGCAACGCTTATAGCTCAACTAAATCCGGAAGCAGATCAAGGTTATGTAGTATCTAAAATTCAGCAACTTAGAAAGCAGTTTAAACTAACTAAAAAAAGTTATTTAACCGGTAGTCCAGTTCTTAGTAAGGAATTAGCTGATAATATGCGAGCGGATATAAAAAAACTACTTCCTTTTGTTTCACTAATGGTAATGTTAATTTTATTTAGCAGTTTTCATAGTTTACGAGGGGTAGTTTTACCGTTAATTATTGTCCTCTTTAGTGTTATCTGGACGGTGGGATTGATTGCTTGGTTAGGAAAGGCCTTATCAATTGTAAGTACTATTTTGCCTGTTTTATTGGTTAGTGTTGGTAGTGCTTATGCAATCCACTTTTTGGCCCGTTATTATGAGGATTTAGATAATGGATTGATTAAAAATAAAGCAGTATCGGAGAGTATTATTAATGTGGGAGCAGCTATTGCTATGGCAGGAGTAACTACCATGGTTGGTTTCTCCTCACTGGGATTATCCGATTTAACAATTATTAAAGAGTTTGGTTTGTTTACTGCTTTTGGAGTATTTGCTGCTTTATTAATCTCGACTACTTTTTTACCGGCTGTTTTATATTTAATTGATCGGCCTGATAATTTAAGGGCCGCTGAAGAAAGAGAATTCTTAGATCAGGCCTTTACTAAAATATCTAGTTTTGTTAAGAACTCTCCTGAAATAATAGTAGGTATAGTGGTTATAATCTGTATTCTATCTATCTGGGTAATTCCCCGGATTAAACCGGAAACAAATTATATTACTTTCTTTGAGCAGGGTAGTGAAATCAGGCAGGCTAATGAATTGGTAAATACTAAGTTTGGTGGTTCCGAATCCTTGGAAATTATTATTGATACCGGCAAAAAGAACGGGATAGAAAATCCAAAGTTTTTACAGCAGGTTAAGGAATTCCAGACTGAATTAGAAAAGATAAATTTATTGAGTAATTCTATGTCGGTAGTGGATTTATTAGAGGAAGAAAATGAAGCTTTACATGGTGGTAAAGATGAATTTGAGGTTCTACCTAAGCAGGGAATAGCCCAGTATTTAATGATGTTATCTTCTGGGGATGATATTTTAAGTGATTTTGTAGATTTTAATCATCAAGAAGTTAGAGTTAGAGTAATGGTTGAGAGTGCAAATAGTCAGCAGAAAGAAGCTATGCTTAGTCAGGTTAATAAGTTAATTGACAGTAAGTTTGGAGAAAAGAAGTATGATATTACGCTAACAGGAATTCCAGTTTTAACTAATATCTTAACGGATATGATTATCAGCAGTCAGATTAAGAGTTTAATTTCTTCTATTTTATGTGCTTTCATTATTACTAGTCTATTATTGAAATCTCCAATTAAAGGATTTGCCTGTAGTTTTCCGATTGCAGTCACTGTTTTATTTAACTTTGGTTTAATGGGCTGGAGTTCGGTACCCTTAAATGTAGCTACCAGTATGATTGCCAGCATTGCCGTAGGAGTAGGAGTGGATTATAGTATTCATTTTTATACTCGCTATTTAGAAGAAAGAAAAGCAGGAGCAAGTTTAGAAGAAGCTTTAGATGTAGCAATTAATACTATTGGCCGGGCCAACTACTTTAATGCTACTGCTGTAACAGCTGGGTTTTTAGTTTTATTATTTTCTTCTACCCCTCCACTTAGAACATTTGGATTGCTAACGGCAATTACGATGTTAGTCTCCTTTGCTGGAGCAATGGTATTATTACCGGCTTTAATTAGTTTTCGCCATAAGTATATTCGACCCTTGTTGGAAAAAGAAAGGGAAGAGGTAGTAAGTAGTGAGTAA
- a CDS encoding outer membrane lipoprotein-sorting protein — protein sequence MKKLVSLLVLISLLVGLSGLTGAADLTGEDVLDKIKESIDANSAQLTLKMELYSSSGSKRERKMKVWTQEQNQDKAMMRFLAPASIEGTGFLSQDKANGEEEMYLYMPALGGVRKIAGSQKNGSFVGTDFSYNDLSILGGGNYKEDYEATILNKDSSQYLLKLVPTDEEIEYKYGKMWVRKSNWVPSKIKFYDAQGKLYKVLTNDNIKQIDGYWTPYQMTMKNKQQGTKTVLYIKEITYDQQINPRRFTTRNLRRY from the coding sequence ATGAAAAAATTAGTCAGTTTATTGGTACTGATAAGTTTATTGGTTGGATTGAGTGGTTTAACTGGAGCGGCTGATTTAACCGGAGAAGATGTACTGGATAAAATCAAAGAATCAATTGATGCTAATTCGGCACAGCTTACATTAAAAATGGAGCTATACAGCAGTTCAGGTAGTAAACGAGAGCGGAAGATGAAGGTCTGGACACAGGAGCAGAACCAAGATAAAGCCATGATGAGATTCTTAGCTCCAGCAAGTATAGAAGGAACTGGCTTCTTATCTCAAGATAAGGCTAATGGAGAGGAAGAAATGTATCTTTATATGCCGGCTTTAGGTGGAGTACGCAAGATTGCCGGCAGTCAGAAGAATGGAAGCTTTGTTGGTACTGACTTTAGTTATAATGATTTATCGATTTTAGGTGGCGGAAATTATAAAGAGGATTATGAGGCAACAATTTTGAATAAAGACAGCAGTCAGTATCTACTAAAGTTGGTACCCACTGATGAAGAGATTGAGTATAAGTACGGTAAGATGTGGGTTAGAAAAAGCAACTGGGTTCCATCTAAGATTAAGTTTTATGATGCTCAAGGTAAGTTATATAAGGTATTGACAAATGATAATATTAAACAGATCGACGGCTACTGGACACCGTACCAGATGACAATGAAGAATAAGCAGCAAGGTACAAAGACAGTACTGTATATAAAAGAGATTACTTATGATCAACAGATTAATCCCCGGCGGTTTACTACTCGTAATTTACGAAGATATTAA
- a CDS encoding CBS domain-containing protein, with product MEIITTHQRTDFDGLAAMVAAQKLYPAAIMVFPGKLANNVKEFMALYKDRIPVKRPREINKSRVNKVIMVDNNLPTRTGALIDLFEESEVEIIIYDHHQDEQIDDDQIIKSVGATTTILVDKLLAKKIEITPFEATLFALGIYEDTGGLIYKNTTSLDAQVVASLLESRANLEIVEEYIDHSLDRKQQKLFNKLLDSLHQISVKGLKIDTFQAEAKEYIPDISLLTHKLNDLHNCDALFVLVKFTNSNKILVIGRSKSDNINVAQILNYFGGGGHNRAASVTIECEESAELLEWEQEVLKVAREKISPSILVKDIMSTPVKTITADTTMKEADKIMLRNNWSGLVVCKDDELVGIISKRDIDKVRNYDLLHAPVKGYMSTNVITINPDASLKEVQEQIVEHDIGRLPVVNKEDDLVGIITRNDLLKLFYGTDDYLKNRQNLYGRSLVQVQEKRYDVTEELQIVDQSIIDLLKKAGRLADELGYNLYIVGGFVRDLLLERINLDLDLVVEGEGIEFAKTLAHKLNGDLDIYRDFGTAVVDLDNVKLDIATTRIEYYPYTASLPEVEPGSIQQDLFRRDFTINALAIQLNPTAFGQLVDYFNGKKDLEAGVIHLLHNFSLYDDPTRIFRAFRFASRYGYQFYEETERLIKQAIDLDTIEKLSPNRLFGKLKHGLQDENPTSFIRLLVKYDILVYFSDSLVWNQVKEKLVKQVDKIIGWAMKKEQNIEFTPWILYLMTLLEHFTKEEVEKFSKKFNLNSQLKSRIKTSLEIEQIITKLKQAERNSEVYYTLEGLKIEELLFILVKDFSLTEKISLFLEELKEVEIKVSGKDIIDLGYQPGPYFKQILKEVKRAKLDGKIDSTPEEHQFLEKCLQRR from the coding sequence ATGGAGATAATTACTACCCATCAGCGAACGGATTTTGATGGATTAGCAGCTATGGTAGCTGCTCAAAAGTTATATCCAGCAGCTATTATGGTCTTTCCAGGAAAATTGGCTAATAATGTAAAGGAATTTATGGCTTTATATAAAGATAGAATTCCTGTTAAACGGCCTAGAGAGATAAATAAATCTAGAGTAAATAAGGTTATTATGGTAGATAATAATTTACCAACTAGAACGGGAGCTTTAATAGATCTATTTGAAGAATCGGAAGTAGAGATTATAATTTATGACCATCATCAAGATGAACAGATTGATGATGATCAGATTATAAAATCTGTTGGGGCTACAACCACTATTTTAGTAGATAAGTTACTGGCAAAGAAAATAGAAATAACTCCTTTTGAAGCTACTTTATTTGCTTTGGGTATCTATGAGGATACAGGAGGATTGATTTATAAAAATACGACATCTTTAGATGCTCAAGTTGTTGCTTCTTTATTAGAATCAAGGGCCAATCTCGAGATTGTAGAGGAGTATATAGACCATTCTTTAGATCGAAAACAACAAAAGTTATTTAATAAATTACTTGATTCCTTACATCAAATTTCAGTTAAAGGATTAAAGATTGATACCTTTCAGGCTGAAGCTAAAGAATATATCCCAGATATTTCATTATTAACCCATAAACTAAATGACTTACATAATTGTGATGCATTATTTGTACTAGTTAAGTTTACGAATTCCAATAAGATTCTTGTTATTGGTCGAAGTAAGAGCGATAATATTAATGTAGCACAAATACTGAATTATTTTGGTGGGGGAGGACATAATCGAGCTGCTTCAGTAACTATTGAATGTGAAGAATCAGCTGAACTATTAGAGTGGGAACAAGAAGTTCTTAAAGTAGCTCGAGAAAAGATTAGTCCTTCTATCTTAGTTAAAGATATAATGTCTACTCCAGTAAAGACAATAACTGCGGATACTACTATGAAAGAAGCTGATAAGATAATGTTACGTAATAATTGGTCTGGATTAGTAGTCTGTAAAGATGACGAATTAGTAGGTATTATTTCCAAGCGAGATATTGATAAAGTTAGAAATTATGACTTATTGCATGCCCCAGTTAAAGGGTATATGTCTACTAATGTAATTACTATTAATCCTGATGCTTCTTTAAAAGAGGTGCAAGAACAAATTGTCGAGCATGATATTGGTCGCTTACCTGTAGTTAATAAGGAAGATGATTTAGTAGGGATTATTACTCGAAATGATTTATTAAAACTCTTTTATGGTACAGATGATTATTTAAAAAATCGACAAAATCTATACGGACGTAGCTTAGTTCAAGTACAGGAGAAAAGATATGATGTAACTGAAGAATTACAAATAGTGGACCAATCAATTATTGACCTATTAAAAAAGGCAGGAAGGTTAGCTGATGAGTTAGGATATAATCTTTATATAGTAGGTGGCTTTGTTAGAGATTTATTATTAGAAAGGATTAATTTGGACTTAGATTTAGTAGTAGAAGGAGAGGGCATAGAGTTTGCCAAAACCTTGGCCCATAAGTTAAATGGAGACCTTGATATTTATCGTGATTTTGGAACAGCGGTAGTTGATTTAGATAATGTCAAGTTGGATATTGCTACAACTAGAATAGAATATTATCCCTATACTGCTAGTTTACCTGAGGTAGAACCTGGTTCAATTCAACAGGATCTCTTTAGAAGAGATTTTACTATTAATGCTTTAGCGATACAACTTAATCCTACAGCTTTTGGTCAATTAGTAGATTATTTTAATGGAAAAAAAGATTTAGAAGCAGGAGTTATTCACTTGTTACATAATTTCAGTTTATATGATGATCCAACTAGGATTTTTAGGGCTTTTAGATTTGCTAGTCGCTATGGTTATCAATTTTATGAAGAGACAGAGAGGTTAATTAAACAAGCTATTGATTTAGATACAATTGAGAAGTTGAGTCCTAATCGATTATTTGGGAAACTAAAACATGGTTTACAAGATGAAAATCCAACTTCATTTATTCGATTACTAGTTAAGTATGATATTTTAGTTTATTTTTCTGATAGTTTAGTTTGGAATCAAGTTAAAGAGAAGTTAGTTAAGCAAGTGGATAAAATTATAGGGTGGGCAATGAAGAAAGAGCAAAATATTGAGTTTACTCCTTGGATACTCTATTTAATGACTTTATTAGAACATTTCACCAAAGAAGAAGTAGAAAAGTTTAGTAAAAAGTTTAACTTAAATAGTCAACTAAAGAGTCGGATTAAGACTAGTTTGGAGATTGAGCAAATAATTACTAAACTAAAGCAAGCAGAAAGAAATAGTGAGGTTTATTACACTTTAGAAGGCTTAAAGATAGAAGAACTATTATTTATACTAGTTAAGGATTTTAGTCTTACAGAAAAGATTTCTTTATTTTTAGAGGAATTAAAGGAAGTAGAGATTAAAGTTAGTGGTAAAGATATAATTGATTTAGGTTATCAACCAGGCCCTTATTTTAAACAGATACTAAAAGAAGTAAAAAGGGCCAAGCTAGATGGAAAGATAGATTCTACCCCAGAGGAGCATCAATTCTTAGAGAAGTGTTTACAAAGGAGGTAA
- a CDS encoding TetR/AcrR family transcriptional regulator yields MNSKRKKIFTVAVEKFSQNGAADTTMQEIAKEAGVGKGTLYRYFNNKEDLISSLVEMGFNQLTEEIKRGIAGIDNPAKKLDKTVTIHLEFYNQHRDFCKFLTRESLGYKNKFEEHIKKIRSKYTIVIQEIIEQGVTTGKFKELDIETATASLIGMVNINALHWFMFRDEFPVTKIKNEIIELIFNGLLQA; encoded by the coding sequence ATGAATTCCAAACGAAAAAAAATTTTCACAGTAGCTGTAGAAAAATTTTCGCAGAATGGAGCTGCTGATACTACGATGCAGGAGATTGCCAAAGAAGCAGGAGTTGGAAAAGGAACTTTATACCGCTACTTTAATAATAAAGAAGATTTAATTTCTTCGTTAGTAGAAATGGGTTTTAATCAGTTAACTGAAGAGATTAAGCGGGGAATTGCAGGAATAGATAATCCGGCTAAAAAATTGGATAAAACAGTTACCATTCATCTTGAATTCTATAATCAACATCGGGATTTTTGTAAATTCTTAACTCGGGAAAGTTTAGGGTATAAGAATAAGTTTGAAGAACATATTAAAAAGATCAGAAGCAAATATACCATTGTTATTCAAGAGATCATTGAACAGGGAGTAACGACAGGAAAGTTTAAAGAGTTAGATATTGAGACTGCTACTGCTTCCTTAATCGGCATGGTTAATATTAATGCTCTACACTGGTTTATGTTTAGAGACGAATTTCCGGTTACTAAAATAAAGAATGAGATTATTGAGCTAATTTTTAATGGGTTACTACAAGCCTAA
- a CDS encoding DUF1302 family protein produces MKKLKLLSLVLALLMVVGTGALAADEVEISGSLESDLVANLDNGNLTDTEKFNLILEKRFGFTADVYVDLEAKSFTLPSSKRETEVKIAEAYVNYYTKNMDWQLGKQKISWGSSYKLQPTNYFNPRDLTALKPMNEKVAVKAVKGTYYAPKRIEISGVVTPFFKTHQMSKEQKINLLNKFNNKVATMVSEIKGINSLQSDIKEKVINNPLDEVKDDVENTQAGFKVTKRGLKGFDVSATVYHGRDKLPIVDRDYLENQVNDLIRNYEEYVNQTNDPEGFATYCDSNNKTLDSFILYPETNQVGIDVIGDINGIGVWSEVAYSMYEDDQFDNRIQATLGADYKFENNLYLVGQVYYQQGRLDSEADIKAFNVHFDKPVFTFHTIEANAIYEAESETYLIEPQFTYSLANSTELQIGGTYKESNSDSQSSLISNLGDDRIYTRLKVEF; encoded by the coding sequence ATGAAGAAATTGAAATTATTGTCGTTAGTGTTGGCCCTGCTAATGGTAGTTGGTACGGGAGCTTTAGCGGCTGATGAAGTTGAAATTTCCGGAAGTTTAGAGAGTGACTTAGTTGCTAATCTTGATAATGGGAATCTAACTGATACAGAAAAGTTTAATTTAATCTTAGAGAAGAGATTTGGGTTTACTGCTGATGTGTATGTGGATTTAGAAGCTAAATCTTTTACGTTACCTAGTTCAAAGCGGGAAACAGAAGTGAAGATTGCTGAAGCTTATGTAAATTACTACACTAAAAATATGGATTGGCAATTAGGCAAACAGAAGATTAGCTGGGGCAGCTCTTATAAACTTCAACCGACTAATTACTTTAATCCTCGAGATTTAACCGCCCTCAAGCCGATGAATGAAAAGGTAGCAGTCAAGGCAGTGAAGGGAACTTACTATGCTCCGAAGCGGATTGAGATCTCAGGAGTTGTGACGCCGTTTTTTAAGACGCATCAAATGAGTAAGGAGCAAAAAATAAATTTATTGAATAAATTTAATAATAAGGTAGCTACAATGGTATCAGAAATAAAAGGAATTAATTCTTTACAAAGTGATATTAAAGAAAAAGTAATTAATAATCCACTGGATGAAGTAAAGGATGATGTTGAAAATACTCAAGCTGGTTTCAAGGTTACTAAGCGCGGATTGAAAGGATTTGATGTATCAGCAACTGTATATCACGGTCGCGATAAATTACCCATAGTGGATAGAGACTATCTAGAAAATCAAGTGAATGATTTGATTAGGAATTATGAGGAATATGTAAATCAAACAAATGATCCAGAAGGTTTTGCTACTTATTGTGATAGTAACAATAAGACTTTAGACTCCTTTATCCTTTACCCCGAAACTAATCAAGTGGGAATTGATGTCATTGGCGATATCAATGGTATCGGTGTCTGGAGCGAAGTTGCTTACAGTATGTATGAAGATGATCAGTTTGATAATCGAATCCAAGCAACCTTAGGAGCGGATTATAAGTTTGAAAATAACCTATATTTAGTCGGGCAGGTTTATTACCAGCAGGGCCGATTAGACAGCGAAGCTGATATTAAAGCCTTTAACGTCCACTTTGATAAACCGGTCTTTACCTTCCATACAATAGAAGCTAATGCCATCTATGAAGCAGAGAGTGAAACTTATTTAATTGAACCGCAGTTTACTTATTCTCTAGCTAATTCTACTGAACTGCAGATCGGCGGGACTTATAAAGAAAGTAACAGCGACAGCCAATCAAGCTTGATTTCTAATTTAGGAGATGATAGAATTTATACTCGCTTAAAGGTAGAATTTTAA
- a CDS encoding site-2 protease family protein, which produces MNFIAELVLLIPVLLLSLSMHEFAHGKMADFLGDPTPKATGRLTLNPLAHLSFLGTLVLLLTRRFGWAKPVQINPKYFKDRKKGMMLVGLAGPLANISLAITFAIMYNYLSFLFTFFNPRIIAYFFQIAIAVNLGLAIFNLIPIPPLDGSKILEGILPKSMDHILYNLKAYGPFFLLLFLFMGWLDFIINPIFGVLFNLILQI; this is translated from the coding sequence ATGAATTTTATTGCAGAGTTGGTTTTATTAATTCCTGTTTTATTGTTATCTTTATCAATGCATGAATTTGCTCATGGCAAGATGGCAGATTTCTTAGGAGATCCAACCCCTAAAGCTACAGGAAGATTGACTTTAAATCCATTGGCCCATTTAAGTTTTTTGGGGACATTGGTTTTATTATTGACCAGGAGATTTGGCTGGGCCAAACCAGTACAGATAAATCCTAAGTATTTTAAGGATAGAAAAAAGGGTATGATGTTAGTTGGCTTGGCTGGTCCATTGGCTAATATTTCTTTAGCAATTACATTTGCTATTATGTATAACTATTTGAGTTTTTTATTTACATTTTTTAATCCTAGAATAATTGCTTACTTTTTTCAGATTGCAATTGCAGTTAATTTAGGGTTAGCTATCTTTAATTTAATACCTATTCCCCCTTTGGATGGATCAAAAATTTTAGAGGGAATATTACCTAAAAGCATGGACCATATCTTATATAATTTAAAGGCTTATGGGCCATTCTTTTTATTATTATTTTTATTTATGGGGTGGCTTGATTTTATTATTAATCCGATATTTGGGGTATTATTTAATTTGATATTACAAATTTAA